In a genomic window of Desulfobulbaceae bacterium:
- a CDS encoding glycosyltransferase family 9 protein has translation MEFERVSLRRQPNFVKGHGAPLGNPRRILLIQLGDIGDVVLSTPCIRALRDTFPNARLVVAVREKAAELLVDSSWLDDVIEVRKGKLALFGEPISQIDFVLALRRFSFDLVIDLRTGTRGAIMAKISGASRRIGFFAENETWWRNALFTDLLSFEYTSELYVADYLLVLLEAYGVCASHRNPKIEVSLSRQAEAKQLLAAFSIGSNGIVVLQPFSLWRYKEWGTEKYIGLIRWLVKKWKVVVLIVGNSAEQQRAATIVEACGDGCHNLAGKTSLSLYAAILKESRLFVGVDSAGLHMAAAVGTPTVGIFGPSSSSSWGPRGPAHVVVKNNSLHCVPCREKGCADSEFSRCLDELLLDNVVKDVNNQLVASVNLYCC, from the coding sequence TTGGAATTTGAGAGGGTGTCCTTGAGGAGGCAACCAAATTTTGTCAAGGGGCATGGTGCGCCGTTAGGGAATCCTCGACGAATCCTCCTTATTCAACTTGGCGATATTGGTGATGTGGTTTTGTCGACTCCATGTATTCGCGCCTTGCGTGACACTTTTCCTAATGCCAGACTCGTGGTGGCGGTGAGGGAAAAGGCTGCGGAGTTGTTGGTTGATAGTTCGTGGCTTGATGATGTGATCGAGGTGCGCAAAGGAAAATTAGCGCTCTTTGGTGAGCCTATTTCTCAGATAGATTTTGTTTTGGCCTTACGCCGGTTCTCTTTTGATCTTGTGATTGATTTGCGAACAGGGACCAGGGGGGCCATTATGGCGAAAATTTCCGGTGCATCTCGTCGTATTGGTTTTTTTGCTGAAAATGAGACATGGTGGCGAAACGCGCTTTTTACGGATCTGCTCAGTTTTGAATATACGTCAGAACTTTATGTAGCGGACTATCTTCTCGTTCTGTTGGAGGCCTATGGGGTATGCGCCAGTCATCGCAATCCAAAAATTGAGGTATCGTTAAGCAGGCAAGCAGAGGCTAAACAATTATTGGCAGCGTTTTCTATTGGCAGCAATGGTATTGTAGTCTTGCAGCCTTTCTCCTTGTGGCGCTATAAAGAGTGGGGCACAGAGAAATATATTGGGCTTATTCGTTGGCTTGTGAAGAAATGGAAGGTAGTTGTGTTGATTGTTGGAAACAGTGCGGAGCAACAACGTGCTGCAACGATAGTTGAGGCGTGTGGGGATGGGTGTCACAATCTTGCGGGTAAGACCAGCCTTTCCCTATATGCTGCTATCCTTAAAGAGAGTCGGCTGTTTGTTGGTGTGGACAGCGCAGGTTTGCACATGGCCGCTGCTGTGGGTACGCCAACTGTAGGTATTTTTGGGCCCTCTTCGTCCTCGTCTTGGGGGCCACGGGGACCCGCACATGTAGTGGTAAAAAATAATTCTCTTCACTGCGTTCCCTGTCGGGAAAAAGGGTGTGCTGACAGTGAATTTAGCCGATGTTTGGATGAATTGTTACTTGATAATGTTGTAAAAGATGTGAATAATCAGCTTGTTGCATCTGTTAATCTTTACTGTTGCTGA